One Brassica napus cultivar Da-Ae chromosome A1, Da-Ae, whole genome shotgun sequence genomic region harbors:
- the LOC106379792 gene encoding zinc finger CCCH domain-containing protein 39 encodes MDSSYSDSRPMFVQSPYGGGWNQTQTNDSMNNEQSESQSQPSLKRPRLHDDTVFNPTSNNSSWMAPPSMNKGTANIFYKTRMCAKFKAGTCMNGDPCNFAHGMEDLRQPPSNWQEIVGPPPPPAVQDRGRERERERERERPSSSSVSASNWEDDQKIILRMKLCRKFCFGEECPYGDRCNFVHQDLSKFRDESGKLRESLAISVGTDPASVENGGGTGSHQVEVNRRGGIPVPAPLNNGNGVVKTVYWKTRICMKFENGQCPFGDNCHFAHGQAELLHYSGEAVKAVASLSKQTVVPGNEAFAMKPSAAQVVTSDASGLNDEGRRKKCLLKWSDSKKINRIYGDWIDDLPVGQKSTKPVES; translated from the exons ATGGATTCGAGTTACTCTGATTCTCGCCCCATGTTCGTGCAATCGCCTTACGGTGGCGGTTGGAATCAAACTCAGACGAATGATTCGATGAACAACGAACAATCTGAATCACAATCTCAGCCTTCTTTGAAAAGGCCAAGACTCCACGATGATACCGTGTTCAACCCCACGAGTAACAACAGTTCTTGGATGGCTCCACCTTCTATGAACAAAGGGACGGCTAACATATTCTACAAGACGAGGATGTGTGCGAAGTTCAAGGCGGGGACTTGTATGAATGGAGATCCTTGCAATTTCGCACACGGCATGGAGGATCTGAGGCAGCCTCCTTCTAATTGGCAGGAGATTGTTggacctcctcctcctcccgcTGTTCAAGACAGagggagggagagggagagggagagggaaaGGGAAAGACCGTCTTCTTCTTCGGTGTCTGCTAGTAATTGGGAAGATGATCAGAAGATAATCTTGAGGATGAAGCTTTGCAGGAAGTTTTGTTTTGGTGAGGAGTGTCCTTATGGGGATAGGTGTAATTTCGTTCATCAGGATCTTTCCAAGTTTCGTGATGAGTCTGGGAAACTGAGAGAGAGTTTGGCTATAAGCGTTGGTACTGATCCAGCTTCTGTTGAGAATGGTGGTGGTACTGGTTCTCATCAAGTGGAAGTGAATAGACGAGGAGGCATCCCTGTCCCTGCACCGTTGAACAATGGTAATGGTGTTGTTAAGACTGTGTACTGGAAGACGAGGATATGCATGAAGTTTGAGAACGGTCAGTGTCCTTTTGGTGATAACTGTCACTTTGCTCATGGCCAAGCAG AGCTGCTGCATTACTCTGGAGAAGCTGTAAAAGCAGTAGCGTCTTTGAGTAAACAAACGGTGGTGCCTGGTAACGAGGCATTTGCAATGAAACCGAGTGCAGCACAAGTAGTGACATCAGATGCTTCTGGCCTTAACGATGAAGGGAGGCGAAAGAAGTGTTTGCTCAAGTGGAGTGACTCCAAGAAGATTAATCGGATCTATGGAGACTGGATTGATGATTTACCGGTGGGTCAAAAGTCGACAAAACCAGTGGAGAGCTGA